The following proteins come from a genomic window of Malus sylvestris chromosome 4, drMalSylv7.2, whole genome shotgun sequence:
- the LOC126618096 gene encoding uncharacterized mitochondrial protein AtMg00310-like has product MEKIVGWKRRFLSQAGKEVLIKTVVQAIPMYPMCVFLLPATLCNEIDAAMARFWWVGADKDRGMHWINWKELGQSKNEGGIGFRNLYDFNIALLAKQCWRLIHDPDSLWARVLKERYFPNVSFLEAKKGGRASWAWASLLEERDLILKGARWQVLGRQEVRFWKDNWVPGILGGHPTPPSNADISCESKVAEFIDPIARE; this is encoded by the coding sequence ATGGAAAAAATTGTAGGATGGAAGAGGCGATTCTTATCCCAAGCGGGGAAGGAAGTTCTTATTAAAACGGTGGTCCAAGCTATACCAATGTACCCAATGTGTGTCTTTCTACTTCCGGCCACCTTATGCAATGAAATTGATGCGGCAATGGCTAGGTTTTGGTGGGTAGGGGCCGATAAAGATCGAGGGATGCACTGGATTAACTGGAAGGAGTTAGGTCAATCAAAAAATGAGGGAGGTATAGGTTTCCGTAATCTATATGATTTTAACATTGCCTTGCTTGCGAAACAATGTTGGCGTTTGATTCATGATCCTGACTCTCTGTGGGCGCGTGTTTTAAAGGAAAGATATTTCCCAAATGTTTCTTTCCTGGAGGCAAAGAAAGGTGGAAGGGCCTCTTGGGCATGGGCAAGTCTATTAGAAGAGAGGGACCTTATCTTAAAGGGAGCTCGATGGCAAGTGTTGGGAAGGCAGGAGGTTAGATTTTGGAAGGATAATTGGGTCCCGGGCATCCTTGGGGGACATCCCACCCCTCCCTCAAATGCGGATATCAGTTGTGAGTCCAAGGTCGCGGAATTCATTGACCCGATTGCAAGGGAATGA
- the LOC126618038 gene encoding uncharacterized protein LOC126618038 — translation MPSPPCSREASGRSCLHGCCLHGGASSSSTYGASSTPKSTEKVNMFRYDFTLAISSSLHPNTQFTNHESLPSLHEAFSSFTKSFPQFYQTDQSDLIRAHQYYHLTLSNHVCFDYIGHCLFSYSQSQQQTQYNSSSSQIPSTSSSPPPPQLLHSQEPLFFDISYKSVNLHTQVLYGGQESELELQMRKRIMDYMNISESDYSMVFTANQSSAFKLLADSYPFRNNPSLLTVYDYKNEAVDVMKESSKKKGGRIMSAEFSWPNMRIQSRKLRRRIGNGNQTRKKQRGLFVFPLQSRVTGVRYSYMWMSIAQENGWHVLLDACSLGPKDMDSLGLSLFKPDFLICSFFKVFGENPSGFGCLFVKKSSASVLKDPTFASSTGIVSLVPASKRSEFSEEYSISMDMETDRKQSEFETSKSHESEEVSLKKKEHLVSEITEFDGEESDQSVKSDNSAITCKGLDHADSLGLVLISRRARYLINWLVNALMSLQHPHSQYGHQLVRIYGPKIEFDRGPSLAFNVFDWKGEKIDPLIVQKLADRNNISLSYGILNHILFSDKHEQERETKLEKCTSDQVEGSSSEGISVLTAALGLLTNFEDIYRLWVFVSRFLDADFVEKERWRYMALNQRTVEI, via the coding sequence ATGCCCTCACCACCTTGCAGTAGAGAAGCCTCGGGGAGGAGCTGCTTACATGGTTGCTGCTTACACGGTGGAGCTTCATCCTCCTCCACCTATGGTGCTTCTTCAACTCCCAAATCAACAGAGAAAGTCAACATGTTCAGGTATGACTTCACACTTGCCATATCTTCTTCTCTCCACCCAAATACCCAATTCACCAATCACGAGTCCCTCCCTTCCCTCCATGAAGCCTTCTCTTCCTTCACCAAATCATTCCCACAATTTTACCAGACTGACCAATCTGACCTCATCAGAGCCCATCAATATTACCATCTCACCCTCTCCAACCATGTCTGCTTTGATTACATTGGACATTGCCTCTTCTCTTACTCTCAGTCTCAGCAACAAACACAATATAATTCCTCATCGTCTCAAATCCCTTCAACTTCCTcttcccctcctcctcctcagttGCTTCACTCCCAAGAACCATTGTTTTTCGACATTTCGTACAAGTCGGTAAACTTGCACACCCAAGTTTTGTATGGAGGGCAAGAATCAGAATTGGAGCTTCAAATGAGGAAAAGAATAATGGATTATATGAACATCTCCGAAAGCGATTACTCCATGGTTTTCACTGCCAATCAGTCATCCGCTTTCAAGCTTCTAGCCGACTCGTATCCCTTTCGCAACAATCCAAGTCTTTTGACTGTTTATGACTACAAGAATGAGGCAGTGGATGTGATGAAGGAGAGCTCAAAAAAGAAGGGAGGACGGATCATGTCCGCAGAGTTCTCATGGCCTAACATGAGAATTCAGTCGCGAAAATTGAGAAGACGGATTGGGAATGGTAACCAGACGAGGAAAAAGCAACGGGGGCTGTTTGTTTTCCCACTTCAATCGAGAGTGACAGGAGTGCGGTATTCGTATATGTGGATGAGCATAGCGCAGGAGAATGGTTGGCATGTTTTGCTTGATGCATGTTCATTGGGGCCCAAGGACATGGACAGTTTAGGCCTCTCACTCTTTAAGCCTGATTTTCTCATTTGCTCTTTCTTCAAAGTTTTTGGGGAAAACCCATCAGGGTTTGGTTGCCTGTTCGTCAAGAAATCCAGTGCCTCGGTCTTAAAGGATCCAACATTTGCTTCAAGTACAGGAATTGTGAGCCTTGTCCCGGCATCAAAACGATCTGAATTTTCAGAGGAGTACTCAATTTCTATGGACATGGAAACTGATCGAAAACAGTCCGAATTTGAAACCTCCAAGTCCCATGAAAGCGAAGAAGTCTCCCTAAAGAAGAAGGAACATTTAGTTTCAGAAATTACGGAATTCGACGGAGAAGAATCCGATCAGTCTGTCAAATCAGATAACTCAGCGATCACATGCAAGGGCTTGGATCATGCCGATTCATTAGGTCTAGTACTGATTAGCCGAAGAGCAAGGTACTTGATCAACTGGCTAGTGAATGCATTGATGAGCCTTCAACATCCGCACTCACAATACGGCCATCAATTGGTCAGAATCTATGGACCAAAGATAGAATTTGATCGGGGACCAAGCTTGGCATTCAATGTGTTTGACTGGAAAGGAGAAAAGATTGATCCGTTGATCGTGCAAAAGCTAGCTGATCGAAACAACATTTCACTGAGTTACGGGATTTTGAACCACATTTTGTTCTCGGACAAGCACGAGCAAGAGAGGGAAACAAAGTTGGAGAAATGTACAAGTGATCAAGTGGAAGGAAGCAGTAGTGAAGGGATATCTGTGCTGACCGCTGCATTAGGGCTTTTGACAAACTTTGAAGACATTTACAGGCTTTGGGTATTTGTTTCAAGGTTTTTGGATGCAGATTTTGTGGAGAAGGAGAGATGGAGATACATGGCTCTTAATCAAAGGACTGTTGAGATTTGA